A genome region from Drosophila simulans strain w501 chromosome 2R, Prin_Dsim_3.1, whole genome shotgun sequence includes the following:
- the LOC6733693 gene encoding serine/threonine-protein kinase N isoform X12, producing MIVPTFHALGQVLRQMFAVQLQQQQQRTHNQLHYLDLSPARTINQLLVCPCASNPVPPAARISLVHITLEPINASRTTSCLIEEVAEPDSQPEIKPVAEAQSAKVSEACVESILLETVEKLETADQVQQVIPQLGKLYVGSSQQQYAQQSSPIIQEPPTPTIYGNSAAAGAPQFPQPAQRQEKQPPQQQPIYANQYELNVAKAAAAASVYSPSSSTTSNSNQQQRRNVARGLQYRESGGLETGRAGKQPPNAGMLSMDNFRLLSVLGRGHFGKVILSQLRSNNQYYAIKALKKGDIIARDEVESLLSEKRIFEVANAMRHPFLVNLYSCFQTEQHVCFVMEYAAGGDLMMHIHTDVFLEPRAVFYAACVVLGLQYLHENKIIYRDLKLDNLLLDTEGYVKIADFGLCKEGMGFGDRTGTFCGTPEFLAPEVLTETSYTRAVDWWGLGVLIFEMLVGESPFPGDDEEEVFDSIVNDEVRYPRFLSLEAIAVMRRLLRKNPERRLGSSERDAEDVKKQAFFRSIVWDDLLLRKVKPPFVPTINHLEDVSNFDEEFTSEKAQLTPPKEPRHLTEEEQVLFQDFSYTAEWC from the exons ATGATTGTGCCAACCTTCCATGCGCTCGGCCAGGTCTTGAGGCAGATGTTTGCGGTCCAGctccaacagcaacagcagcgcaCTCATAATCAGCTCCATTACCTCGACTTGTCGCCCGCGCGAACCATCAACCAACTGTTAGTGTGTCCATGCGCATCCAATCCTGTACCTCCCGCT GCCCGTATTAGTCTTGTACATATTACCCTCGAACCGATCAATGCCAGCCGGACGACCAGTTGCCTGATCGAGGAGGTAGCCGAGCCGGATTCACAGCCGGAGATTAAGCCGGTGGCAGAAGCGCAGTCTGCCAAAGTTTCCGAGGCTTGTGTCGAAAGTATTCTCCTCGAGACAGTTGAAAAGTTAGAAACAGCAGACCAGGTCCAGCAG GTCATACCACAGTTGGGCAAGCTTTACGTGGGCAGTAGCCAGCAGCAGTATGCGCAGCAATCTTCGCCCATCATCCAGGAGCCACCTACTCCTACCATTTACGGAAACAGCGCCGCTGCCGGTGCGCCGCAGTTCCCGCAGCCCGCCCAAAGGCAAGAGAAGCAGcctccgcagcagcagcccatcTACGCTAACCAGTATGAGCTGAATGTGGCCaaagcggcagctgcagcttctgTTTACTCGCCcagctcctccaccaccaGCAACTCCAATCAACAGCAGCGCAGGAATGTGGCCCGTGGCCTGCAGTATCGTGAATCCGGAGGACTCGAGACTGGCCGGGCTGGAAAGCAGCCTCCCAATGCAGGCATGTTGTCAATGGACAACTTCCGTTTGCTAAGCGTTTTGGGACGCGGCCACTTTGGCAAGGTGATTCTGTCCCAATTGCGAAGCAACAACCAGTACTACGCTATTAAGGCGCTGAAGAAGGGAGACATCATCGCCCGCGACGAAGTGGAGTCCCTGCTTAGCGAAAAGCGCATCTTCGAGGTGGCCAACGCCATGCGTCATCCGTTCTTAGTAAACTTGTATTCGTGCTTCCAGACTGAG CAACACGTATGCTTTGTGATGGAATACGCTGCTGGCGGAGATTTGATGATGCACATCCACACGGACGTGTTCCTAGAGCCGAGAGCCGTTTTCTACGCCGCTTGTGTGGTTCTGGGCTTGCAGTACCTGCACGAGAACAAGATCATCTACCGGGACCTGAAGCTGGACAACTTGCTTTTGGACACGGAAGGATATGTGAAGATCGCGGACTTTGGTTTGTGCAAGGAGGGCATGGGCTTCGGTGATCGCACGGGCACTTTCTGTGGCACGCCCGAGTTCCTGGCTCCGGAAGTGCTCACGGAAACTTCATACACACGAGCTGTGGATTGGTGGGGCTTGGGTGTGTTGATCTTTGAGATGTTGGTTGGTGAG TCCCCATTCCCTGGTGACGATGAGGAGGAAGTATTCGATTCAATTGTCAACGATGAGGTGCGCTATCCGCGCTTCCTCTCGCTGGAGGCCATAGCCGTGATGCGTAGG CTTTTGCGTAAGAACCCAGAGAGACGTCTGGGATCCTCGGAACGGGATGCGGAGGATGTTAAGAAACAGGCATTCTTCCGGTCGATTGTGTGGGATGACCTGCTCCTGCGAAAGGTTAAACCACCATTCGTGCCGACAATT AACCACTTGGAGGATGTGTCCAACTTTGACGAGGAGTTCACGTCGGAGAAGGCTCAGTTAACGCCACCGAAGGAGCCGCGACACTTGaccgaggaggagcaggtgctCTTCCAGGACTTTTCATACACGGCCGAATGGTGTTAG
- the LOC6733693 gene encoding serine/threonine-protein kinase N isoform X10 encodes MSKLVKRIRSMINPSSQRDREDTTSVSASEGFVARRKCNSLPRRSSRHPTARRSNSGLWNRLVTNVFGPEDSYDFDNDGDSGGAVFYTDSVNGSNYEISAEGEYIKHPVLYELSHKYGFTENLPESCMSIRLEEIKEAIRREIRKELKIKEGAEKLREVAKDRRSLSDVAVLVKKSKSKLAELKSELQELESQILLTSANTAVNSNGQESITACIDPNGGFLVSGAVGGLGGGSTALEGGAPATANDKVLASLEKQLQIEMKVKTGAENMIQSLGIGCDKKLLAEAHQMLADSKAKIEFLRLRIIKVKQNREQADRLKASRQMIDEHGQTIGGNNSSQPQSLETTLEERIEELRHRLRIEAAVVDGAKNVIRTLQTANRAPDKKALQEAHGRLSESSRKLDLLRYSLDLRRQELPADSPAAQLLKTELQIVQLSTSPAPVTYTSLQSGQAGILGGKPYQSVSSLGRCASVTGKLEVRLLGCQDLLEDVPGRSRRDKDNNSSPGDLRSFVKGVTSRSSSKSYSVKDETSIEIMAVIKLDNITVGQTSWKQCSQQAWDQRFSIDLDRSRELEIGVYWRDWRSLCAVKVLRLEEFIDDVRHGMALQLEPQGLLFAEVKFLNPMISQKPKLRRQRMIFNRQQAKNISRAKQMNINVATWGRLLKRNAPNHVHMGSVGSGSSLTGSSPMVVGGSRDSESPISRTPSSDALVEPEPYTPGEQAQNLEFDPDAGINEHVETPGEYPDPAASGLSGMRPLSMHMQGISVLPPESPPVATGVAGRPNTLSLQMPGASKGQVIQGGRTAAPTTAPPPPPVLKSTSTTPILDQEVIPQLGKLYVGSSQQQYAQQSSPIIQEPPTPTIYGNSAAAGAPQFPQPAQRQEKQPPQQQPIYANHNSNQQQRRNVARGLQYRESGGLETGRAGKQPPNAGMLSMDNFRLLSVLGRGHFGKVILSQLRSNNQYYAIKALKKGDIIARDEVESLLSEKRIFEVANAMRHPFLVNLYSCFQTEQHVCFVMEYAAGGDLMMHIHTDVFLEPRAVFYAACVVLGLQYLHENKIIYRDLKLDNLLLDTEGYVKIADFGLCKEGMGFGDRTGTFCGTPEFLAPEVLTETSYTRAVDWWGLGVLIFEMLVGESPFPGDDEEEVFDSIVNDEVRYPRFLSLEAIAVMRRLLRKNPERRLGSSERDAEDVKKQAFFRSIVWDDLLLRKVKPPFVPTINHLEDVSNFDEEFTSEKAQLTPPKEPRHLTEEEQVLFQDFSYTAEWC; translated from the exons ATGTCCAAGCTGGTGAAGAGAATCCGCAGCATGATCAATCCAAGCAGTCAGCGGGATCGCGAAGATACCACCTCGGTGTCCGCTTCAGAGGGCTTCGTTGCTCGCAGGAAGTGTAACTCGCTGCCCCGAAGGAGCAGTAGACACCCGACCGCCCGGCGATCGAACAGTGGTCTGTGGAATCGACTGGTCACCAATGTCTTCGGACCGGAAGATTCGTATGACTTTGACAACGATGGCGACAGTGGTGGTGCCGTATTTTACACCGATTCGGTGAACGGTTCAAACTATGAGATATCTGCAGAA GGCGAATACATCAAGCATCCCGTTCTGTACGAGCTCAGTCACAAATATGGTTTCACAGAGAATCTGCCGGAGAGCTGTATGTCCATACGGCTGGAGGAGATCAAGGAGGCCATTCGGCGAGAGATCCGCAAGGAGCTGAAGATCAAGGAGGGCGCCGAGAAGCTACGCGAGGTGGCCAAGGATCGGCGATCCCTCAGCGATGTGGCCGTTCTTGTCAAGAAGAGCAAAAGTAAACTTGCCGAACTGAAGTCCGAGTTACAGGAGCTCGAGAGTCAAATCCTCCTGACATCGGCCAACACCGCCGTCAATAGCAATGGACAAG AATCGATCACTGCCTGCATTGACCCCAATGGCGGCTTCTTGGTCAGCGGTGCAGTTGGTGGCTTGGGCGGCGGAAGCACGGCTCTGGAGGGCGGCGCACCGGCCACTGCCAATGACAAAGTGCTCGCCTCGCTGGAGAAGCAGCTGCAGATTGAGATGAAGGTGAAGACCGGTGCGGAAAACATGATTCAGTCGCTGGGCATCGGATGTGACAAGAAGCTGCTGGCGGAAGCCCACCAGATGCTGGCCGACTCGAAGGCCAAGATTGAGTTTTTGCGCCTGCGCATCATCAAGGTGAAACAGAATCGCGAGCAGGCCGATCGCCTCAAGGCCTCGCGCCAGATGATCGACGAGCACGGCCAGACGATCGGCGggaacaacagcagccagccGCAGAGCCTGGAGACGACGCTGGAGGAGCGGATCGAGGAGCTCCGCCATCGACTGCGGATCGAGGCAGCCGTCGTCGATGGAGCCAAGAATGTTATACGCACGCTGCAGACGGCGAATAGGGCACCGGACAAGAAGGCTTTGCAGGAG GCCCATGGACGTTTGTCGGAATCGTCGCGAAAACTAGATCTCTTGCGCTACTCCTTGGATCTACGACGCCAGGAGCTGCCCGCTGATTCGCCCGCCGCCCAGCTATTAAAAACGGAGCTGCAGATCGTCCAGCTATCGACCTCCCCAGCTCCGGTCACCTACACATCACTGCAATCCGGACAAGCGGGCATACTCGGCGGAAAGCCGTACCAGTCGGTGTCCTCGCTTGGACGCTGTGCCAGTGTCACCGGAAAACTGGAGGTTCGATTGCTGGGCTGTCAAGATTTGCTGGAAGATGTGCCCGGCAGATCGAGGAGGGACAAGGACAACAACTCCAGTCCGGGTGATTTAAGAAGCTTCGTCAAGGGCGTCACCTCGCGCAGCAGTTCAAAGAGCTATTCGGTAAAGGATGAGACCTCCATTGAGATCATGGCGGTCATCAAGCTGGACAACATCACCGTGGGCCAGACATCGTGGAAGCAATGCTCGCAGCAGGCCTGGGATCAGCGCTTCTCCATCGATCTAGACAGGTCGCGTGAACTGGAGATTGGAGTTTACTGGCGCGACTGGCGATCCCTGTGCGCCGTAAAGGTGCTGCGCCTGGAAGAGTTCATTGACGATGTGCGACATGGCATGGCATTGCAGCTGGAGCCACAAGGTCTGCTATTTGCGGAGGTCAAGTTCTTGAACCCAATGATTTCACAGAAGCCAAAGCTGAGGCGCCAGCGTATGATCTTCAACAGGCAGCAGGCGAAGAACATATCGCGGGCCAAGCAGATGAACATCAATGTGGCCACATGGGGCCGCCTGCTTAAGCGGAATGCTCCTAACCATGTGCACATGGGATCGGTAGGATCTGGATCTTCTCTAACCGGTAGCTCACCTATGGTGGTTGGTGGGTCTCGCGACTCTGAATCGCCGATTTCGAGGACTCCCTCCTCCGACGCACTGGTGGAACCGGAGCCATACACGCCCGGAGAGCAGGCACAGAACTTGGAATTCGATCCTGATGCAGGAATTAATGAACACGTGGAGACGCCAGGTGAATACCCGGATCCGGCGGCCAGTGGTCTGAGCGGAATGCGACCCCTGTCCATGCACATGCAGGGAATTAGTGTGCTGCCCCCGGAATCGCCACCAGTAGCCACCGGAGTTGCTGGACGGCCCAATACGCTCAGCTTACAGATGCCGGGTGCCAGTAAAGGACAGGTGATTCAAGGCGGCCGGACTGCGGCACCTACAACggcgccaccgccaccacctgTGCTCAAGTCGACATCCACCACTCCGATATTGGATCAGGAG GTCATACCACAGTTGGGCAAGCTTTACGTGGGCAGTAGCCAGCAGCAGTATGCGCAGCAATCTTCGCCCATCATCCAGGAGCCACCTACTCCTACCATTTACGGAAACAGCGCCGCTGCCGGTGCGCCGCAGTTCCCGCAGCCCGCCCAAAGGCAAGAGAAGCAGcctccgcagcagcagcccatcTACGCTAACCA CAACTCCAATCAACAGCAGCGCAGGAATGTGGCCCGTGGCCTGCAGTATCGTGAATCCGGAGGACTCGAGACTGGCCGGGCTGGAAAGCAGCCTCCCAATGCAGGCATGTTGTCAATGGACAACTTCCGTTTGCTAAGCGTTTTGGGACGCGGCCACTTTGGCAAGGTGATTCTGTCCCAATTGCGAAGCAACAACCAGTACTACGCTATTAAGGCGCTGAAGAAGGGAGACATCATCGCCCGCGACGAAGTGGAGTCCCTGCTTAGCGAAAAGCGCATCTTCGAGGTGGCCAACGCCATGCGTCATCCGTTCTTAGTAAACTTGTATTCGTGCTTCCAGACTGAG CAACACGTATGCTTTGTGATGGAATACGCTGCTGGCGGAGATTTGATGATGCACATCCACACGGACGTGTTCCTAGAGCCGAGAGCCGTTTTCTACGCCGCTTGTGTGGTTCTGGGCTTGCAGTACCTGCACGAGAACAAGATCATCTACCGGGACCTGAAGCTGGACAACTTGCTTTTGGACACGGAAGGATATGTGAAGATCGCGGACTTTGGTTTGTGCAAGGAGGGCATGGGCTTCGGTGATCGCACGGGCACTTTCTGTGGCACGCCCGAGTTCCTGGCTCCGGAAGTGCTCACGGAAACTTCATACACACGAGCTGTGGATTGGTGGGGCTTGGGTGTGTTGATCTTTGAGATGTTGGTTGGTGAG TCCCCATTCCCTGGTGACGATGAGGAGGAAGTATTCGATTCAATTGTCAACGATGAGGTGCGCTATCCGCGCTTCCTCTCGCTGGAGGCCATAGCCGTGATGCGTAGG CTTTTGCGTAAGAACCCAGAGAGACGTCTGGGATCCTCGGAACGGGATGCGGAGGATGTTAAGAAACAGGCATTCTTCCGGTCGATTGTGTGGGATGACCTGCTCCTGCGAAAGGTTAAACCACCATTCGTGCCGACAATT AACCACTTGGAGGATGTGTCCAACTTTGACGAGGAGTTCACGTCGGAGAAGGCTCAGTTAACGCCACCGAAGGAGCCGCGACACTTGaccgaggaggagcaggtgctCTTCCAGGACTTTTCATACACGGCCGAATGGTGTTAG
- the LOC6733693 gene encoding serine/threonine-protein kinase N isoform X8, producing MSKLVKRIRSMINPSSQRDREDTTSVSASEGFVARRKCNSLPRRSSRHPTARRSNSGLWNRLVTNVFGPEDSYDFDNDGDSGGAVFYTDSVNGSNYEISAEGEYIKHPVLYELSHKYGFTENLPESCMSIRLEEIKEAIRREIRKELKIKEGAEKLREVAKDRRSLSDVAVLVKKSKSKLAELKSELQELESQILLTSANTAVNSNGQESITACIDPNGGFLVSGAVGGLGGGSTALEGGAPATANDKVLASLEKQLQIEMKVKTGAENMIQSLGIGCDKKLLAEAHQMLADSKAKIEFLRLRIIKVKQNREQADRLKASRQMIDEHGQTIGGNNSSQPQSLETTLEERIEELRHRLRIEAAVVDGAKNVIRTLQTANRAPDKKALQEAHGRLSESSRKLDLLRYSLDLRRQELPADSPAAQLLKTELQIVQLSTSPAPVTYTSLQSGQAGILGGKPYQSVSSLGRCASVTGKLEVRLLGCQDLLEDVPGRSRRDKDNNSSPGDLRSFVKGVTSRSSSKSYSVKDETSIEIMAVIKLDNITVGQTSWKQCSQQAWDQRFSIDLDRSRELEIGVYWRDWRSLCAVKVLRLEEFIDDVRHGMALQLEPQGLLFAEVKFLNPMISQKPKLRRQRMIFNRQQAKNISRAKQMNINVATWGRLLKRNAPNHVHMGSVGSGSSLTGSSPMVVGGSRDSESPISRTPSSDALVEPEPYTPGEQAQNLEFDPDAGINEHVETPGEYPDPAASGLSGMRPLSMHMQGISVLPPESPPVATGVAGRPNTLSLQMPGASKGQVIQGGRTAAPTTAPPPPPVLKSTSTTPILDQEVIPQLGKLYVGSSQQQYAQQSSPIIQEPPTPTIYGNSAAAGAPQFPQPAQRQEKQPPQQQPIYANQYELNVAKAAAAASVYSPSSSTTSNSNQQQRRNVARGLQYRESGGLETGRAGKQPPNAGMLSMDNFRLLSVLGRGHFGKVILSQLRSNNQYYAIKALKKGDIIARDEVESLLSEKRIFEVANAMRHPFLVNLYSCFQTEQHVCFVMEYAAGGDLMMHIHTDVFLEPRAVFYAACVVLGLQYLHENKIIYRDLKLDNLLLDTEGYVKIADFGLCKEGMGFGDRTGTFCGTPEFLAPEVLTETSYTRAVDWWGLGVLIFEMLVGESPFPGDDEEEVFDSIVNDEVRYPRFLSLEAIAVMRRLLRKNPERRLGSSERDAEDVKKQAFFRSIVWDDLLLRKVKPPFVPTINHLEDVSNFDEEFTSEKAQLTPPKEPRHLTEEEQVLFQDFSYTAEWC from the exons ATGTCCAAGCTGGTGAAGAGAATCCGCAGCATGATCAATCCAAGCAGTCAGCGGGATCGCGAAGATACCACCTCGGTGTCCGCTTCAGAGGGCTTCGTTGCTCGCAGGAAGTGTAACTCGCTGCCCCGAAGGAGCAGTAGACACCCGACCGCCCGGCGATCGAACAGTGGTCTGTGGAATCGACTGGTCACCAATGTCTTCGGACCGGAAGATTCGTATGACTTTGACAACGATGGCGACAGTGGTGGTGCCGTATTTTACACCGATTCGGTGAACGGTTCAAACTATGAGATATCTGCAGAA GGCGAATACATCAAGCATCCCGTTCTGTACGAGCTCAGTCACAAATATGGTTTCACAGAGAATCTGCCGGAGAGCTGTATGTCCATACGGCTGGAGGAGATCAAGGAGGCCATTCGGCGAGAGATCCGCAAGGAGCTGAAGATCAAGGAGGGCGCCGAGAAGCTACGCGAGGTGGCCAAGGATCGGCGATCCCTCAGCGATGTGGCCGTTCTTGTCAAGAAGAGCAAAAGTAAACTTGCCGAACTGAAGTCCGAGTTACAGGAGCTCGAGAGTCAAATCCTCCTGACATCGGCCAACACCGCCGTCAATAGCAATGGACAAG AATCGATCACTGCCTGCATTGACCCCAATGGCGGCTTCTTGGTCAGCGGTGCAGTTGGTGGCTTGGGCGGCGGAAGCACGGCTCTGGAGGGCGGCGCACCGGCCACTGCCAATGACAAAGTGCTCGCCTCGCTGGAGAAGCAGCTGCAGATTGAGATGAAGGTGAAGACCGGTGCGGAAAACATGATTCAGTCGCTGGGCATCGGATGTGACAAGAAGCTGCTGGCGGAAGCCCACCAGATGCTGGCCGACTCGAAGGCCAAGATTGAGTTTTTGCGCCTGCGCATCATCAAGGTGAAACAGAATCGCGAGCAGGCCGATCGCCTCAAGGCCTCGCGCCAGATGATCGACGAGCACGGCCAGACGATCGGCGggaacaacagcagccagccGCAGAGCCTGGAGACGACGCTGGAGGAGCGGATCGAGGAGCTCCGCCATCGACTGCGGATCGAGGCAGCCGTCGTCGATGGAGCCAAGAATGTTATACGCACGCTGCAGACGGCGAATAGGGCACCGGACAAGAAGGCTTTGCAGGAG GCCCATGGACGTTTGTCGGAATCGTCGCGAAAACTAGATCTCTTGCGCTACTCCTTGGATCTACGACGCCAGGAGCTGCCCGCTGATTCGCCCGCCGCCCAGCTATTAAAAACGGAGCTGCAGATCGTCCAGCTATCGACCTCCCCAGCTCCGGTCACCTACACATCACTGCAATCCGGACAAGCGGGCATACTCGGCGGAAAGCCGTACCAGTCGGTGTCCTCGCTTGGACGCTGTGCCAGTGTCACCGGAAAACTGGAGGTTCGATTGCTGGGCTGTCAAGATTTGCTGGAAGATGTGCCCGGCAGATCGAGGAGGGACAAGGACAACAACTCCAGTCCGGGTGATTTAAGAAGCTTCGTCAAGGGCGTCACCTCGCGCAGCAGTTCAAAGAGCTATTCGGTAAAGGATGAGACCTCCATTGAGATCATGGCGGTCATCAAGCTGGACAACATCACCGTGGGCCAGACATCGTGGAAGCAATGCTCGCAGCAGGCCTGGGATCAGCGCTTCTCCATCGATCTAGACAGGTCGCGTGAACTGGAGATTGGAGTTTACTGGCGCGACTGGCGATCCCTGTGCGCCGTAAAGGTGCTGCGCCTGGAAGAGTTCATTGACGATGTGCGACATGGCATGGCATTGCAGCTGGAGCCACAAGGTCTGCTATTTGCGGAGGTCAAGTTCTTGAACCCAATGATTTCACAGAAGCCAAAGCTGAGGCGCCAGCGTATGATCTTCAACAGGCAGCAGGCGAAGAACATATCGCGGGCCAAGCAGATGAACATCAATGTGGCCACATGGGGCCGCCTGCTTAAGCGGAATGCTCCTAACCATGTGCACATGGGATCGGTAGGATCTGGATCTTCTCTAACCGGTAGCTCACCTATGGTGGTTGGTGGGTCTCGCGACTCTGAATCGCCGATTTCGAGGACTCCCTCCTCCGACGCACTGGTGGAACCGGAGCCATACACGCCCGGAGAGCAGGCACAGAACTTGGAATTCGATCCTGATGCAGGAATTAATGAACACGTGGAGACGCCAGGTGAATACCCGGATCCGGCGGCCAGTGGTCTGAGCGGAATGCGACCCCTGTCCATGCACATGCAGGGAATTAGTGTGCTGCCCCCGGAATCGCCACCAGTAGCCACCGGAGTTGCTGGACGGCCCAATACGCTCAGCTTACAGATGCCGGGTGCCAGTAAAGGACAGGTGATTCAAGGCGGCCGGACTGCGGCACCTACAACggcgccaccgccaccacctgTGCTCAAGTCGACATCCACCACTCCGATATTGGATCAGGAG GTCATACCACAGTTGGGCAAGCTTTACGTGGGCAGTAGCCAGCAGCAGTATGCGCAGCAATCTTCGCCCATCATCCAGGAGCCACCTACTCCTACCATTTACGGAAACAGCGCCGCTGCCGGTGCGCCGCAGTTCCCGCAGCCCGCCCAAAGGCAAGAGAAGCAGcctccgcagcagcagcccatcTACGCTAACCAGTATGAGCTGAATGTGGCCaaagcggcagctgcagcttctgTTTACTCGCCcagctcctccaccaccaGCAACTCCAATCAACAGCAGCGCAGGAATGTGGCCCGTGGCCTGCAGTATCGTGAATCCGGAGGACTCGAGACTGGCCGGGCTGGAAAGCAGCCTCCCAATGCAGGCATGTTGTCAATGGACAACTTCCGTTTGCTAAGCGTTTTGGGACGCGGCCACTTTGGCAAGGTGATTCTGTCCCAATTGCGAAGCAACAACCAGTACTACGCTATTAAGGCGCTGAAGAAGGGAGACATCATCGCCCGCGACGAAGTGGAGTCCCTGCTTAGCGAAAAGCGCATCTTCGAGGTGGCCAACGCCATGCGTCATCCGTTCTTAGTAAACTTGTATTCGTGCTTCCAGACTGAG CAACACGTATGCTTTGTGATGGAATACGCTGCTGGCGGAGATTTGATGATGCACATCCACACGGACGTGTTCCTAGAGCCGAGAGCCGTTTTCTACGCCGCTTGTGTGGTTCTGGGCTTGCAGTACCTGCACGAGAACAAGATCATCTACCGGGACCTGAAGCTGGACAACTTGCTTTTGGACACGGAAGGATATGTGAAGATCGCGGACTTTGGTTTGTGCAAGGAGGGCATGGGCTTCGGTGATCGCACGGGCACTTTCTGTGGCACGCCCGAGTTCCTGGCTCCGGAAGTGCTCACGGAAACTTCATACACACGAGCTGTGGATTGGTGGGGCTTGGGTGTGTTGATCTTTGAGATGTTGGTTGGTGAG TCCCCATTCCCTGGTGACGATGAGGAGGAAGTATTCGATTCAATTGTCAACGATGAGGTGCGCTATCCGCGCTTCCTCTCGCTGGAGGCCATAGCCGTGATGCGTAGG CTTTTGCGTAAGAACCCAGAGAGACGTCTGGGATCCTCGGAACGGGATGCGGAGGATGTTAAGAAACAGGCATTCTTCCGGTCGATTGTGTGGGATGACCTGCTCCTGCGAAAGGTTAAACCACCATTCGTGCCGACAATT AACCACTTGGAGGATGTGTCCAACTTTGACGAGGAGTTCACGTCGGAGAAGGCTCAGTTAACGCCACCGAAGGAGCCGCGACACTTGaccgaggaggagcaggtgctCTTCCAGGACTTTTCATACACGGCCGAATGGTGTTAG